In a genomic window of Streptomyces sp. NBC_01231:
- a CDS encoding TetR/AcrR family transcriptional regulator translates to MARTKEFDPEAALQSALELFWQRGFEATSMSDLVEHLGIGRASIYATFGSKHELYLKALDRYQESGDPRLVRELSQPGPALPAVRAVVRRFAAESADANGRQRGCFVVNTAVELAPHDPAAARRVEHGWDYIETLLHSALVRAQAQGELGEDRDPRALARVLLVLMQGMRVVGKASADPARLRDAAEQALTLLD, encoded by the coding sequence ATGGCCAGGACCAAGGAGTTCGACCCCGAAGCCGCGCTGCAGTCAGCCCTTGAGCTGTTCTGGCAGCGCGGCTTCGAGGCGACGTCGATGTCCGACCTGGTCGAGCACCTCGGCATCGGCCGGGCGAGCATCTACGCGACCTTCGGCAGCAAGCACGAGCTGTATCTGAAGGCGCTGGACCGCTACCAGGAGTCCGGCGACCCGCGACTGGTGCGGGAGCTGTCGCAGCCCGGGCCCGCGCTGCCCGCCGTTCGGGCGGTGGTACGCCGTTTCGCGGCGGAGTCCGCCGACGCGAACGGGCGCCAGAGGGGGTGTTTCGTGGTCAACACGGCCGTCGAACTGGCCCCGCACGACCCGGCCGCGGCCCGGCGGGTCGAGCACGGCTGGGATTACATCGAGACCCTGTTGCACTCGGCCCTCGTCCGGGCACAGGCCCAGGGCGAGCTGGGCGAGGACCGCGATCCGCGCGCCCTCGCCCGCGTACTGCTGGTCCTGATGCAGGGCATGCGGGTCGTCGGCAAGGCGTCGGCCGACCCGGCCAGGCTGCGGGACGCGGCGGAACAGGCACTGACGCTGCTCGACTGA
- the nirD gene encoding nitrite reductase small subunit NirD, which translates to MTLAPETTDLKVQLQLDAGDDAWFTVCDLSMMVPGRGVAALLPDGRQAALFRDRAGQLYAIDNRDPFGGAAVLSRGLTGTQQGRPFVASPLLKQRFDLASGQCLDDDAVRVATYEVRVS; encoded by the coding sequence ATGACCCTGGCACCCGAGACGACCGACCTGAAGGTCCAACTCCAACTGGACGCGGGCGACGACGCCTGGTTCACCGTCTGCGACCTGAGCATGATGGTGCCGGGCCGCGGGGTGGCGGCGCTGCTGCCGGACGGCCGCCAGGCCGCCCTCTTCCGCGACCGCGCGGGACAGCTGTACGCCATCGACAACCGCGACCCGTTCGGCGGCGCGGCGGTCCTCTCCCGCGGCCTGACCGGCACCCAGCAGGGACGGCCGTTCGTCGCCTCGCCCCTGCTGAAGCAGCGCTTCGACCTGGCGTCGGGGCAGTGCCTGGACGACGATGCGGTGCGTGTCGCCACGTACGAGGTGCGCGTGTCGTAG
- a CDS encoding SulP family inorganic anion transporter, with translation MSRPGKGPKADLGTEITASLVVFLVALPLCIGVAVASGVPAELGIISGVIGGLVVGAVRGSTLQVSGPAAGLAALVAETVGEHGVAMLGVIVLCSGILQIVLGLVRLGRMFQAISLAVVQGMLAGIGLPLMFSQAYPMADSKAPGTPIENMAGIPGLVADILTDRQAMIATLLGVVTIVLSFVWKKVPGPAKKIPAALVAVGIGIGVAALPGVDVKTLQVGNLLASVQVPGAEQFAGLADTAIITSVLTFTVIASAESLFTAAAVDRMHSGPRTRYNTELIAQGAGNTVAGVLGALPITAVVARSSANVQAGAKTRLSRTLHGLWLLAFAMLLPQVLALIPISVLAGVLVHSGWKLFGPAEFPKMWRQDRGEFAVMTLTTLVIVATALLEGVLIGLAAGIVLAALRMSQTVIRQHVEDDTAKVVMAGNATFLRLPKVIEALEAAAASGKPRIRLDLTGVTHLDHACRSQIEEFTAQQRGSGLRVELLMPGPASAQATPDPTAQQTPARPPAHTPTHTSPPSHTSPPTHSPTHSPTRTPTAAFAPSADLGPDGPDLGTGSSSGPGPGAEWFYLDTRPLPDDYAGAPRS, from the coding sequence ATGTCCCGCCCCGGGAAGGGCCCCAAGGCCGACCTCGGCACCGAGATCACCGCCTCCCTCGTCGTCTTCCTGGTCGCGCTGCCGCTGTGCATCGGTGTGGCCGTCGCCTCCGGGGTGCCGGCCGAACTGGGCATCATCTCCGGGGTGATCGGCGGACTGGTGGTCGGGGCGGTGCGGGGCAGCACGCTCCAGGTCAGCGGCCCCGCGGCCGGACTCGCCGCGCTGGTGGCGGAGACCGTAGGAGAGCACGGCGTGGCCATGCTCGGGGTGATCGTGCTGTGCTCCGGGATCCTGCAGATCGTCCTCGGGCTGGTCCGGCTCGGCCGGATGTTCCAGGCGATCTCCCTCGCCGTGGTCCAGGGCATGCTGGCCGGCATCGGACTGCCACTGATGTTCAGCCAGGCCTACCCGATGGCCGACAGCAAGGCGCCCGGCACCCCGATCGAGAACATGGCCGGCATCCCCGGGCTGGTCGCGGACATCCTGACCGACCGGCAGGCGATGATCGCCACGCTGCTCGGAGTCGTCACCATCGTGTTGAGCTTCGTGTGGAAGAAGGTGCCCGGGCCGGCGAAGAAGATCCCGGCCGCGCTGGTCGCCGTCGGCATCGGCATCGGCGTCGCCGCGCTGCCCGGCGTGGACGTGAAGACGCTCCAGGTCGGCAATCTGCTCGCCTCCGTGCAGGTGCCGGGCGCCGAGCAGTTCGCGGGGCTCGCGGACACGGCGATCATCACGTCCGTCCTCACCTTCACGGTGATCGCCTCCGCGGAGAGCCTGTTCACGGCGGCCGCGGTGGACCGTATGCACAGCGGCCCGCGCACCCGCTACAACACCGAGCTCATCGCGCAGGGCGCCGGAAACACCGTCGCGGGCGTCCTGGGCGCCCTCCCCATCACGGCCGTGGTCGCCCGCAGTTCGGCCAACGTCCAGGCGGGTGCGAAGACCCGGCTCTCCCGGACGCTGCACGGGCTGTGGCTGCTCGCCTTCGCGATGCTGCTGCCGCAGGTGCTCGCGCTGATCCCGATCTCGGTGCTCGCCGGCGTTCTGGTGCACAGCGGCTGGAAGCTGTTCGGGCCGGCGGAGTTCCCGAAGATGTGGCGCCAGGACCGGGGCGAATTCGCGGTGATGACCCTCACCACGCTGGTCATCGTGGCCACCGCGCTGCTGGAGGGCGTACTGATCGGACTCGCGGCGGGGATCGTGCTGGCCGCGCTCAGGATGTCGCAGACCGTGATCCGGCAGCACGTCGAGGACGACACCGCCAAGGTCGTCATGGCGGGCAACGCGACCTTCCTGCGCCTGCCGAAGGTCATCGAGGCCCTGGAGGCCGCCGCGGCCTCCGGCAAACCGAGGATCCGCCTCGACCTGACCGGCGTCACCCACCTGGACCACGCCTGCCGCAGCCAGATCGAGGAGTTCACCGCGCAACAGCGGGGGAGCGGGCTGCGGGTGGAACTGCTGATGCCGGGGCCGGCATCAGCCCAGGCCACACCCGACCCCACCGCCCAGCAGACACCCGCACGACCCCCTGCGCACACCCCCACCCACACCTCTCCCCCCAGCCACACCTCTCCCCCCACCCACAGCCCGACCCACAGCCCCACCCGCACCCCCACCGCCGCCTTCGCCCCGAGCGCCGACCTCGGCCCCGACGGCCCCGACCTGGGCACCGGCTCCAGCTCCGGCCCCGGCCCCGGAGCCGAATGGTTCTACCTGGACACGCGTCCCCTTCCGGACGATTACGCCGGCGCCCCCCGCTCGTAG
- a CDS encoding SDR family oxidoreductase, producing the protein MTTTRFTSRTALVTGAGSGIGRAVALAFAAEGANVVVAGRRRAPLDETTALIERAGGKALAVTADVTSAADVRALVAAAVDRFGSLDVAVNNAGVLEGGGQPVADVAEDAWRRMLDINVTGVLLALQAEVRQMRTQPDGGAIVNIASRIGVHGRIPGTTAYGATKAAVSVLTRGAALDHIADGVRINAVSPGASATSMSLQPGETEDERARRMKTAVPLGRVSAVEEIAAAVLYLCSDDAASVVGTDLVVDGGSTA; encoded by the coding sequence ATGACCACCACCCGCTTCACCAGCAGGACCGCCCTCGTGACCGGCGCGGGCTCCGGCATCGGCCGCGCCGTCGCGCTCGCGTTCGCCGCCGAGGGCGCGAACGTCGTCGTCGCCGGCCGCCGTCGCGCACCCCTCGACGAGACGACGGCCCTGATCGAGCGGGCGGGCGGCAAGGCGCTGGCCGTCACCGCCGACGTGACCAGCGCCGCCGATGTACGGGCCCTCGTGGCGGCCGCCGTGGACCGCTTCGGTTCCCTCGACGTGGCGGTCAACAACGCGGGCGTCCTGGAGGGCGGCGGACAGCCCGTCGCCGACGTGGCCGAGGACGCCTGGCGGCGGATGCTCGACATCAACGTCACCGGCGTCCTGCTCGCCCTCCAGGCCGAGGTCCGCCAGATGCGCACCCAGCCCGACGGCGGCGCGATCGTCAACATCGCGTCCCGGATCGGCGTCCACGGCCGCATCCCCGGCACCACCGCCTACGGCGCCACCAAGGCGGCCGTGTCCGTCCTCACCCGTGGCGCGGCCCTGGACCACATCGCCGACGGCGTACGCATCAACGCCGTCAGCCCGGGCGCCAGCGCGACGTCCATGTCCCTGCAGCCCGGCGAGACGGAGGACGAGCGCGCGCGGCGCATGAAGACGGCGGTCCCTCTCGGTCGCGTCTCCGCCGTCGAGGAGATCGCGGCCGCCGTGCTGTACCTGTGCTCGGACGACGCGGCCTCGGTGGTGGGAACGGACCTGGTGGTGGACGGGGGCTCCACGGCCTGA
- a CDS encoding carbonic anhydrase, which produces MKALLDRARTFTQRVEDERGEYRKLAEGQYPEALFITCSDSRVIPALITGARPGEIFELRNAGNIVPSYGRPGASGEAATIEYALEVLGVQDVVVCGHSHCGAMGALKSGDDLTALPGVDAWLDLARPELAGVLTGANGAPAGSLAPSLPDVAQRNVVNQLAAVRSYPIVRQRLEEDKLRLHGWYYEIDTGRVYELEDDGHFRVHAG; this is translated from the coding sequence TTGAAGGCACTGCTGGACCGCGCCCGCACATTCACGCAGCGGGTCGAAGACGAGCGCGGAGAATACCGGAAACTGGCCGAGGGGCAATATCCCGAGGCGCTCTTCATTACCTGCTCGGACTCGCGGGTCATACCCGCACTCATTACCGGCGCCCGGCCCGGCGAGATATTCGAGCTGCGCAATGCGGGCAATATCGTCCCGTCGTACGGGCGGCCCGGGGCGTCGGGCGAGGCCGCCACCATCGAGTACGCGCTGGAGGTGCTCGGGGTTCAGGACGTCGTCGTGTGTGGTCACTCACACTGCGGGGCGATGGGCGCGCTGAAGTCCGGCGACGACCTGACCGCGCTGCCGGGCGTGGACGCCTGGCTCGACCTGGCCCGCCCCGAGCTGGCCGGAGTCCTCACCGGCGCGAACGGCGCCCCGGCGGGCTCCCTGGCTCCGTCCCTGCCGGACGTGGCGCAGCGCAACGTCGTCAACCAGTTGGCCGCGGTGCGCAGTTACCCGATCGTGCGGCAGCGGCTGGAGGAGGACAAGCTGCGGCTGCACGGCTGGTACTACGAGATCGACACCGGGAGGGTGTACGAACTCGAGGACGACGGCCACTTCCGGGTGCACGCCGGATGA
- a CDS encoding oxidoreductase, translated as MSGWSEKDVPDQSGRVAVVTGANSGLGYVTARALARRGARVVLACRSEARGAEAGHRLAAEVPGARADVVRLDLADLASVREFADGFSYDRLDLLVNNAGVMALPYATTADGFETQFGVNHLGHFALTGRLLPALLGTPGARVVTVSSTAHALSNIDITDLNSERRYRRWTAYARSKTANLLFTHELARRLAVHGSDVVAAAAHPGYAATNLQTAGPRMSGRRGSERFMRVGNRFFAQSAEAGALPTLYAATAPDVRPDSFTGPSLAMWRGAPGRSWRAPWTLNDRAGERLWGASERLTGVTYDALKV; from the coding sequence ATGTCCGGCTGGAGCGAGAAGGACGTCCCGGACCAGAGCGGCCGTGTCGCCGTCGTCACCGGAGCCAACAGCGGCCTCGGGTACGTCACCGCGCGGGCACTGGCCCGCCGGGGCGCCCGGGTGGTGCTGGCGTGCCGCAGTGAGGCCCGGGGTGCCGAGGCCGGCCACCGGCTGGCCGCCGAGGTCCCGGGCGCGCGGGCGGACGTCGTCCGTCTGGACCTGGCGGACCTGGCCTCCGTACGGGAGTTCGCGGACGGCTTCTCGTACGACCGGCTCGACCTGCTCGTCAACAACGCGGGCGTGATGGCGCTGCCGTACGCGACGACGGCCGACGGGTTCGAGACGCAGTTCGGCGTGAACCACCTGGGCCACTTCGCGCTCACCGGGCGGCTGCTGCCCGCACTGCTCGGCACGCCTGGCGCGCGCGTGGTGACCGTCTCCAGTACGGCCCACGCGCTGTCCAACATCGACATCACCGACCTCAACAGCGAGCGCCGCTACCGGCGGTGGACCGCCTACGCCCGCTCCAAGACCGCCAACCTGCTGTTCACGCACGAGCTGGCGCGCAGGCTGGCGGTGCACGGTTCGGACGTGGTCGCGGCGGCGGCCCACCCCGGGTACGCGGCCACCAACCTCCAGACGGCGGGGCCCCGGATGTCCGGCCGCAGGGGCAGCGAGCGGTTCATGCGGGTCGGCAACCGGTTCTTCGCCCAGTCCGCCGAGGCCGGCGCGCTGCCCACGCTCTACGCGGCGACCGCGCCCGACGTCCGCCCCGACTCGTTCACCGGCCCGTCCCTCGCGATGTGGCGCGGGGCCCCGGGACGGTCCTGGCGGGCTCCGTGGACCCTCAACGACCGGGCGGGGGAACGGCTTTGGGGTGCTTCCGAGCGGCTTACGGGAGTGACGTACGACGCCCTGAAGGTGTGA